Proteins encoded in a region of the Paramagnetospirillum magneticum AMB-1 genome:
- a CDS encoding amino acid synthesis family protein: MIEVRKIVTIKEEIFHEGGPVAAKPLLRVAALAVIKNPHAGRYVEDIQGTMKELEPLGLELADRLVAILGGDRSIVEGYGKGAIVGEAGELEHGALWHVPGGYAMREGLGDAKAIVPSTKKVGAVGARLDVPVTHVNASYVRSHFDAMEVGVPDAPRSDEMVVVLVMTTGPRIHARVGGLKASEVKGEDGLR; encoded by the coding sequence ATGATCGAAGTCCGCAAAATCGTCACCATCAAGGAAGAGATCTTCCATGAAGGCGGTCCCGTGGCCGCCAAGCCGCTGCTGCGCGTCGCCGCCCTGGCGGTGATCAAGAACCCCCATGCCGGCCGCTATGTGGAAGACATCCAGGGGACCATGAAGGAGCTGGAGCCCCTGGGCCTGGAACTGGCCGACCGTCTGGTGGCCATCCTGGGCGGCGACCGCTCCATCGTGGAAGGCTACGGCAAGGGCGCCATCGTCGGCGAGGCGGGCGAGTTGGAGCACGGCGCCCTGTGGCACGTCCCCGGCGGCTACGCCATGCGCGAAGGCCTGGGCGACGCCAAGGCCATCGTGCCGTCCACCAAGAAGGTGGGCGCGGTGGGCGCCCGGCTGGACGTGCCGGTCACCCATGTGAACGCCTCGTATGTACGCAGCCATTTCGACGCCATGGAAGTGGGCGTGCCCGACGCGCCGCGCTCCGACGAGATGGTGGTGGTGCTGGTGATGACCACGGGTCCGCGCATCCATGCCCGGGTCGGCGGCCTCAAGGCCTCCGAGGTCAAGGGCGAGGACGGATTACGATGA
- a CDS encoding UPF0280 family protein, with protein MTPPVAALLPDGKRLHLQHGPIDLIVEAFGGEVEVAAAYAQAAAAFPALLPRLVEELPTLRSAATPSMALFGPVARRMLAAVRPHCATFITPMAAVAGSVADEILAAMVKDRRLERAYVNNGGDIALHLTPGSHFTVGMVSDQDHPSLDGRMTVTADLPVRGIATSGRGGRSFSLGIADSVTVLARDAAAADAAATLIANAVDVEHPAIRRQPARDLAPDSDLGERLVTVSVSPLPPALAGVALDAGTAVAKAMIDRGLIHAACLCLQGQTRFAGSGELSQDLKIAIGQ; from the coding sequence GTGACCCCGCCCGTTGCCGCCCTGTTGCCCGACGGCAAGCGCCTGCACCTCCAGCACGGCCCCATCGACCTGATCGTCGAGGCCTTCGGCGGCGAGGTGGAGGTGGCGGCAGCCTATGCCCAGGCGGCGGCGGCCTTTCCCGCCCTCCTGCCCCGGCTGGTGGAGGAACTTCCCACCCTGCGGTCGGCCGCTACCCCCAGCATGGCGCTATTCGGCCCGGTGGCCCGGCGCATGCTGGCCGCCGTGCGGCCCCATTGCGCCACCTTCATCACCCCCATGGCGGCGGTGGCGGGCTCCGTGGCCGACGAAATCCTGGCCGCCATGGTCAAGGATCGCCGGCTGGAGCGCGCCTATGTCAACAATGGCGGCGATATCGCGCTGCACCTTACACCCGGCAGCCATTTCACCGTGGGCATGGTCTCGGACCAGGATCATCCCAGCCTGGACGGGAGGATGACCGTCACCGCCGATCTGCCGGTGCGCGGCATCGCCACCAGCGGACGGGGCGGGCGCTCGTTCTCGCTGGGCATCGCCGATTCGGTCACCGTGCTGGCCCGTGACGCGGCCGCCGCCGATGCCGCCGCCACCCTGATCGCCAACGCGGTCGATGTGGAGCACCCGGCCATCCGCCGCCAGCCCGCCCGCGATCTGGCCCCCGACAGCGACCTGGGCGAGCGGCTGGTCACCGTGTCGGTCTCTCCCCTTCCCCCCGCCCTGGCCGGTGTCGCCCTGGACGCCGGAACGGCGGTGGCCAAGGCCATGATCGACCGGGGCCTGATCCATGCCGCCTGCCTTTGCCTGCAGGGCCAAACCCGCTTCGCCGGAAGCGGGGAGCTTTCCCAAGACCTGAAAATCGCCATCGGCCAATAA
- a CDS encoding FAD binding domain-containing protein produces the protein MRCDYPTTVNEALALLAAAPDSVLVAGCTDFFPAQGLAPITRPIIDLSAIAEARGIAAGADGWRFGALTTWSDIATADLPARFRGLQQAARQVGALQIQNVGTIGGNLCNASPAADGVPPLLCLDASVELASAEGTRKVPLDRFILGNRKTERRPDEMVTAILIPDGGAKAASAFLKLGSRTSLVISIAMVSVLLEADGAGKVARAAVAVGACSVVAKRLEALEADLRGQPVSPGLADLVTPAHLSPLSPIRDLRGTPEYRLDVALTMIRRGLAEVGGLV, from the coding sequence ATGCGCTGCGACTATCCAACCACCGTGAACGAGGCGCTGGCGCTGTTGGCCGCCGCGCCCGACAGCGTCCTGGTCGCCGGCTGCACCGATTTCTTTCCCGCCCAGGGCCTAGCCCCGATCACCCGGCCGATCATCGACCTGTCGGCCATCGCCGAGGCCCGGGGCATCGCCGCCGGGGCCGATGGCTGGCGCTTCGGCGCGCTGACTACCTGGAGCGATATCGCCACGGCCGACCTGCCCGCCCGCTTTCGCGGCCTGCAGCAGGCGGCGCGGCAGGTGGGCGCCCTTCAGATCCAGAATGTCGGCACCATCGGCGGCAATCTGTGCAACGCCTCGCCCGCCGCCGACGGCGTGCCGCCGCTGCTGTGCCTGGACGCCTCGGTGGAGCTGGCTTCGGCGGAGGGCACCCGCAAGGTGCCGCTGGACCGCTTCATCCTGGGCAACCGCAAGACCGAACGCCGCCCCGACGAGATGGTCACCGCCATCCTGATTCCCGACGGCGGCGCCAAGGCCGCCTCCGCCTTCCTGAAGCTGGGCTCGCGCACCTCTTTGGTGATTTCCATCGCCATGGTCTCGGTGCTGCTGGAGGCCGATGGCGCGGGCAAGGTGGCCCGGGCCGCCGTCGCGGTGGGCGCCTGTTCGGTGGTCGCCAAGCGCCTGGAGGCGCTGGAGGCCGATCTGCGGGGCCAGCCCGTCTCGCCCGGCCTGGCCGATCTGGTCACCCCCGCCCATCTGTCGCCGCTCAGCCCCATCCGGGATCTGCGCGGCACGCCGGAATATCGCCTCGACGTGGCGCTGACCATGATCCGTCGCGGGCTTGCCGAAGTCGGAGGCCTTGTCTGA
- a CDS encoding MarR family winged helix-turn-helix transcriptional regulator → MNKPEAPDSQPDEPAAEGLDYALDGQIGFVIRRAHQRTTAIFQEHFPDLTPTQWAVLAKLHETGPLSQNLVGRMTAMDAATMQGVVRRLMERDLVTRTSDPNDRRRLTLCLTQLGRETVAGHAEKALAVSRETLSPLSPRERETLLKLLLRLT, encoded by the coding sequence ATGAACAAGCCCGAGGCGCCCGACTCCCAGCCCGATGAACCCGCGGCGGAAGGCCTTGACTATGCGCTGGACGGGCAGATCGGCTTCGTCATCCGCCGGGCGCACCAGCGGACCACCGCCATCTTCCAGGAGCACTTCCCCGACCTCACCCCCACCCAGTGGGCGGTGCTGGCCAAGCTGCACGAAACCGGCCCGCTGTCTCAGAATCTGGTGGGGCGGATGACCGCCATGGATGCCGCCACCATGCAGGGCGTGGTGCGGCGCCTGATGGAGCGCGATCTGGTGACCCGGACCAGCGATCCCAACGACCGCCGGCGCCTGACCCTTTGCCTGACCCAGCTGGGCCGCGAGACGGTCGCCGGCCATGCCGAAAAGGCCCTGGCGGTCAGCCGCGAGACCCTGTCGCCCCTCAGCCCGCGTGAGCGTGAAACCCTGCTGAAGCTGCTTTTGCGCCTCACCTGA
- a CDS encoding amidohydrolase family protein yields the protein MSARLVIRNIGLLLSGDLHRPILDADSVLVEDGRIAAMGKAKDLDAEGAKVVDCQGTTLAPGLIDSHVHPVFGDWTPRQNQIGWIDSFLHGGVTTMISAGEVHLPGRPKDIVGVKALAITAQRAFANFRPGGVKVHAGAPVVEKGMVEEDFKELAAAGVTLLGEVGLGGVKGAEEARQMVAWARKYGIRSTIHTGGPSIPGSGLIDQDVILEADADVIGHINGGHTALPDKQIACLCETCQRAIEIVHNGNQRSALVALRAAKELKQLERVILGTDSPAGSGVQPLGILRMIAMLSSLGDVAPETAFCFATGNTARIHDLDVGLMEIGRAADFVIMDKAQHSAGTNLLDSVRLGDLPGVSMTIIDGIIRTERSRNTPPATTVPVIL from the coding sequence ATGTCCGCCAGATTGGTCATTCGCAATATCGGCCTGCTGCTCAGCGGCGATCTTCACCGGCCGATCCTGGACGCCGATTCCGTGCTGGTCGAGGACGGACGCATCGCCGCCATGGGCAAGGCCAAGGATCTGGATGCCGAGGGCGCCAAGGTGGTGGACTGCCAGGGCACCACCCTGGCGCCGGGCCTGATCGACAGCCATGTCCATCCGGTGTTCGGCGACTGGACGCCGCGGCAGAACCAGATCGGCTGGATCGATTCCTTCCTGCACGGCGGCGTCACCACCATGATCTCGGCGGGCGAGGTGCATCTGCCCGGCCGCCCCAAGGACATCGTCGGGGTCAAGGCCCTGGCCATCACCGCCCAGCGCGCCTTCGCCAATTTCCGCCCCGGCGGCGTCAAAGTCCACGCCGGTGCCCCCGTGGTGGAAAAGGGCATGGTGGAAGAGGATTTCAAGGAACTGGCCGCGGCCGGCGTCACCTTGCTGGGCGAGGTGGGCTTAGGGGGCGTCAAGGGCGCCGAGGAGGCCCGCCAGATGGTGGCCTGGGCGCGTAAATACGGCATCCGCAGCACCATCCATACCGGCGGCCCCTCCATCCCCGGTTCGGGTCTGATCGATCAGGACGTCATCCTGGAGGCCGATGCCGACGTGATCGGCCATATCAACGGCGGCCATACGGCGCTGCCCGACAAGCAGATCGCCTGTCTGTGCGAGACCTGTCAGCGGGCCATAGAGATCGTCCACAACGGCAACCAGCGCTCGGCCCTGGTGGCGTTGCGCGCCGCCAAGGAACTGAAGCAGCTGGAGCGGGTCATCCTCGGCACCGATTCCCCCGCCGGCTCGGGGGTGCAGCCCCTGGGCATCCTGCGCATGATCGCCATGCTGTCCAGCCTGGGCGACGTGGCTCCCGAGACGGCCTTCTGCTTCGCCACCGGCAATACGGCGCGCATCCATGATCTGGACGTGGGTCTGATGGAGATCGGCCGGGCCGCCGATTTCGTCATCATGGACAAGGCGCAGCACTCGGCCGGGACCAACCTGCTGGACAGCGTGCGTCTCGGCGATCTGCCGGGCGTCAGCATGACCATCATCGACGGCATCATCCGCACCGAGCGCAGCCGCAACACGCCGCCCGCCACCACCGTGCCGGTGATCCTCTAG
- a CDS encoding amino acid synthesis family protein codes for MSARIRKIVVVVEETRSEMGRPVEPPTRKAAAVAVIANPFAGTYQEDLSELIAMGEELGALLGQKAVEALGIAPAQVESYGKAAVVGENGELEHAAALLHPKLGAPLRKAVEKGAALVPSSKKRGGMNAPIDIPLGHKDAAFVRSHFDAMEVRVPDAPRANEIVVAVAVTDSGRPLPRVGGLTVSEIKGEDGLR; via the coding sequence ATGAGCGCCCGCATCCGCAAGATCGTGGTGGTGGTCGAGGAGACCCGCTCCGAGATGGGCCGCCCCGTCGAGCCCCCCACCCGCAAGGCGGCCGCCGTGGCGGTCATCGCCAATCCCTTCGCCGGGACCTATCAGGAGGACCTGTCCGAGCTGATCGCCATGGGCGAGGAGTTGGGCGCCCTGCTGGGGCAAAAGGCGGTGGAGGCGCTGGGCATCGCCCCCGCCCAGGTGGAAAGCTACGGCAAGGCCGCCGTGGTGGGCGAAAACGGCGAGCTGGAGCATGCCGCCGCCCTGCTTCACCCCAAGCTGGGCGCGCCCCTGCGCAAGGCGGTGGAGAAGGGCGCCGCCCTGGTGCCGTCGTCCAAGAAGCGGGGCGGCATGAACGCTCCCATCGACATTCCGCTGGGACACAAGGACGCCGCCTTCGTGCGCAGCCATTTCGACGCCATGGAAGTGCGAGTGCCCGATGCGCCCCGCGCCAACGAGATCGTGGTCGCCGTGGCGGTCACCGATTCAGGACGCCCCCTGCCGCGCGTGGGAGGCCTGACAGTGAGTGAGATCAAGGGTGAGGACGGCCTGCGCTGA
- a CDS encoding CaiB/BaiF CoA transferase family protein — MTGALSHLRILDLSRVLAGPWAGQLLADMGAEVLKIEKPGEGDDTRAWGPPFLDADEGRGESAYYLSANRGKHSVTIDFTQPQGQALVRRLVAQCDVVLENFKVGGLAKYGLDYDSLKAIKPDLVYCSITGFGQDGPYAQRAGYDFLVQGMGGLMSLTGTPDGEPMKVGVALTDIFTGMYAGFAVLAALAHRDRTGEGQHIDLALLDVQVAVLANQATNYLVGGVIPKRLGNSHPNIVPYQAFATAEGHIILAIGNDAQFRRFCEVAGHPELGTDPLYATNADRVRHRAILVPVLVEIMTEHDADYWIAELEKAGVPCGPINSLDRVFADPQVKHRGMAVAMEHPQREDLRLVANPIHLSKTPVTYDRPPPLLGADTDDVLARLLGLDEGERAELRSSGVI, encoded by the coding sequence ATGACCGGAGCCTTGTCCCATCTGCGCATTCTTGACCTCAGCCGGGTGCTGGCCGGTCCCTGGGCGGGCCAGTTGCTGGCCGATATGGGGGCCGAGGTCCTGAAGATCGAGAAGCCGGGCGAGGGTGACGACACCCGCGCCTGGGGACCGCCCTTCCTGGACGCGGACGAGGGACGGGGCGAAAGTGCCTATTACCTGTCGGCCAACCGGGGCAAGCACTCGGTGACCATCGATTTCACCCAGCCCCAAGGCCAAGCCCTGGTCCGCCGATTGGTCGCCCAATGCGACGTGGTGCTGGAAAACTTCAAGGTGGGCGGTCTGGCCAAGTACGGCCTGGATTACGACTCCCTGAAGGCGATCAAGCCCGATCTGGTCTATTGCTCCATCACCGGGTTCGGCCAGGACGGCCCCTATGCCCAGCGGGCGGGGTACGACTTCCTGGTCCAGGGCATGGGCGGGCTGATGAGCCTGACCGGTACCCCCGATGGCGAGCCCATGAAGGTGGGCGTGGCGCTCACCGACATCTTCACCGGCATGTATGCCGGCTTCGCCGTGCTGGCCGCCCTGGCCCATCGCGACCGCACCGGCGAAGGCCAGCACATCGATCTGGCCCTTCTCGACGTGCAGGTGGCGGTGCTGGCCAATCAGGCCACCAATTACCTGGTGGGCGGCGTTATCCCCAAGCGTCTGGGCAATTCCCATCCCAATATCGTGCCCTATCAGGCCTTCGCCACCGCCGAGGGCCACATCATCCTGGCCATCGGCAACGACGCCCAGTTCCGCCGTTTCTGCGAGGTGGCCGGGCATCCCGAGCTGGGGACCGATCCCCTTTACGCCACCAATGCCGACAGGGTGCGCCACCGCGCCATCCTGGTGCCGGTGCTGGTCGAGATCATGACCGAGCACGACGCCGATTACTGGATCGCCGAACTGGAAAAGGCGGGGGTGCCCTGCGGCCCCATCAACAGCCTGGACCGGGTCTTCGCCGATCCCCAGGTGAAGCATCGCGGCATGGCGGTGGCCATGGAGCATCCCCAGCGCGAAGACCTGCGCCTGGTGGCCAATCCCATCCATTTGTCCAAGACGCCGGTGACCTATGACCGGCCGCCGCCGCTGCTGGGCGCCGACACCGACGACGTCCTCGCCCGCCTGCTGGGCCTGGACGAGGGCGAGCGGGCCGAACTCCGTTCTTCCGGCGTGATCTAG
- a CDS encoding ABC transporter substrate-binding protein: MDRRTVLKSFALAALMAGSQMGTASAADTIKIGEINSYTSLPAFTLPYRSGWQLALDEINAAGGINGKKLEVISRDDGGKPGDAVTAANELVSRENVSVLFGTFFSHIGLAVSDFANQRKIVFVAAEPLTDALTMEKGNRYTFRLRPGTYMQAAMLVDQAAKLPAKTWATVAPNYEYGQVAVKVFKELMSAKRPDIKWVDEQWPAMGKIDGGATVQALARAEPEAIFNVTFGADLTKFIREGNTRGLFKNRSVVSLLTGEPEYLDPLGDETPSGWIVSGYPWEQIKTPEHEAFLKAYKAKFNDYPRLGSVVGYNTMKAVAEMIRKAGSVDTDKLIAAGEGLKIDSPLGPITFRAEDHQSTMGGYIGKTAMKDGKGMMVDWHYANGADYLPALAEVAKARPKN; encoded by the coding sequence ATGGATCGCAGAACCGTATTGAAGAGCTTTGCCCTGGCCGCCCTGATGGCCGGCAGCCAGATGGGCACCGCGTCGGCCGCCGACACCATCAAGATCGGCGAGATCAACTCCTACACCTCTCTGCCCGCCTTCACCCTGCCCTACCGCAGCGGCTGGCAACTGGCGCTCGACGAAATCAATGCCGCCGGCGGCATCAACGGCAAGAAGCTGGAAGTGATTTCCCGCGATGACGGCGGCAAGCCGGGCGACGCGGTGACCGCCGCCAACGAGCTGGTCAGCCGCGAGAACGTCTCGGTCCTGTTCGGCACCTTCTTCTCCCATATCGGCCTGGCGGTCTCGGACTTCGCCAACCAGCGCAAGATTGTCTTCGTGGCCGCCGAGCCGCTGACCGACGCCCTGACCATGGAAAAGGGCAACCGCTACACCTTCCGCCTGCGCCCCGGCACCTACATGCAGGCCGCCATGCTGGTGGATCAGGCCGCCAAGCTGCCGGCCAAGACCTGGGCCACGGTGGCGCCCAATTACGAATACGGCCAGGTGGCCGTAAAGGTGTTCAAGGAGCTGATGAGCGCCAAGCGTCCCGACATCAAGTGGGTGGACGAGCAATGGCCCGCCATGGGCAAGATCGACGGCGGCGCCACGGTCCAGGCCCTGGCCCGCGCCGAGCCGGAAGCCATCTTCAACGTCACCTTCGGCGCCGATCTCACCAAGTTCATCCGCGAGGGCAACACCCGCGGCCTGTTCAAGAACCGTTCGGTGGTCAGCCTGCTGACCGGCGAGCCGGAATACCTGGACCCGCTGGGCGACGAGACGCCGTCGGGCTGGATCGTCTCGGGCTATCCCTGGGAGCAGATCAAGACCCCCGAACATGAAGCCTTCCTCAAGGCCTACAAGGCCAAGTTCAACGATTATCCGCGCCTGGGCTCGGTGGTCGGCTACAACACCATGAAGGCGGTGGCCGAGATGATCCGCAAGGCCGGCTCGGTCGATACCGACAAGCTGATCGCCGCCGGCGAGGGCCTGAAGATCGACAGCCCGCTGGGCCCCATCACTTTCCGGGCCGAGGATCACCAGTCCACCATGGGCGGCTATATCGGCAAGACCGCCATGAAGGACGGCAAGGGCATGATGGTCGATTGGCACTATGCCAACGGCGCCGATTACCTGCCGGCCCTGGCCGAGGTGGCCAAGGCGCGTCCCAAGAACTGA
- a CDS encoding molybdopterin-dependent oxidoreductase, whose amino-acid sequence MKRQTLSINGTSHSLEVPPMRRLSKVLREDLGLRGTKVGCDAGDCGACTVLIDGESVCSCMIPVGRLTGREIITVEGLSEGAALGRLQRAFEHFGAAQCGICTPGMLNAATALLRSRPRPSEDEVLDAIGGVLCRCTGYRKIVQAVVESHRFADEPVVPEAGSSVGTRLRRLDGRQRVDGSEIYGDDVCPPDCLLVRVIRSPHPHARFTIGDLTALRVAYPGIVQVLTAADVPGINLFSVIPGMEDQPAFAEGLVRYRGEAVAAVVMEADTNDIFQDADFPVLWEVLEPALSMEQATAADAVLLHAKRPGNILVRGFVQKGDLDLHWAKAAQVVEDSFTTGFVEHAYIEPEAGYARRVGDTIEIYACTQAPYMDRDSVAAIMALPPEQVRIIPTAVGGGFGGKLDVSLQPYVALAAWSLGRPVRCLYTRTESMASSTKRHPAAITARVGAGADGKLTAMEFDGDFNTGAYASWGPTVANRVPVHCSGPYFIPALRARTRAIHTNNPPSGAFRGFGIPQASIAQESLFDQLADKLGLDRLEFRRINAITAGQPTATGQILTASVGQQACFDALVPRWQEALAAAEAFNRTAGDRRRGVGVAGMWYGCGNTSMSNPSTIRVALRADGAVVLFQGAVDIGQGSNTVITQICADALGIEIGKFTLVMGDTALTADAGKTSASRQTFVSGRASQLAGLDLRDKILRMVNAGADSRLSLDGSILCVSDGADTHQIDLQSLARDQDGLVMDGEGTFDPPTEKLDANGQGIPYATYGFGAQMAEVEVDTALGTVKVLKIIAAHDVGRAINPMLLEGQIEGGIAQGLGLALMEEYIQGRTENLHDYLIPTAGDIPPIETIIIEDAEPLGPFGAKGIGEQALIPTAPAILGAIRHATGVTIRQVPATPDRVRAAIRAAKGVPS is encoded by the coding sequence ATGAAGCGCCAGACCCTCTCCATCAACGGGACCAGCCACAGCCTGGAGGTGCCGCCCATGCGCCGCCTCTCCAAGGTCCTGCGCGAAGACCTGGGCCTGCGCGGCACCAAGGTGGGCTGCGACGCCGGCGATTGCGGCGCCTGCACCGTGCTGATCGACGGCGAATCGGTGTGCAGTTGCATGATTCCCGTGGGTCGACTGACCGGTCGGGAAATCATTACCGTCGAGGGGCTGTCGGAGGGCGCCGCCCTGGGACGGCTGCAACGCGCCTTCGAGCATTTCGGCGCCGCCCAGTGCGGCATCTGTACGCCGGGCATGCTGAATGCCGCCACCGCGCTGCTGCGCTCGCGCCCCCGTCCCTCCGAGGACGAGGTGCTGGACGCCATCGGCGGCGTGCTCTGCCGCTGTACCGGCTACCGCAAGATCGTCCAGGCGGTGGTGGAATCCCACCGCTTCGCCGACGAGCCGGTGGTGCCCGAGGCCGGGTCCTCGGTCGGCACCCGCCTGCGCCGCCTGGATGGGCGGCAAAGGGTGGACGGCAGCGAGATCTACGGCGACGACGTCTGCCCGCCCGATTGCCTGTTGGTGCGGGTGATCCGCTCGCCCCATCCCCATGCCCGCTTCACCATCGGCGACCTGACGGCGCTGCGGGTGGCCTATCCCGGCATCGTCCAGGTGCTGACCGCCGCCGACGTGCCCGGAATCAACCTGTTCAGCGTCATTCCCGGCATGGAGGACCAGCCCGCCTTCGCCGAGGGGCTGGTGCGCTATCGCGGCGAGGCGGTGGCCGCCGTGGTGATGGAGGCCGACACCAACGACATCTTCCAGGATGCCGACTTCCCCGTGCTGTGGGAGGTCCTGGAACCGGCCCTGTCCATGGAGCAGGCCACGGCCGCCGACGCGGTGCTGCTGCATGCCAAGCGCCCCGGCAACATCCTGGTGCGCGGCTTCGTGCAGAAGGGCGACCTGGATCTGCACTGGGCCAAGGCGGCCCAGGTGGTGGAGGACAGCTTCACCACCGGCTTCGTCGAGCACGCCTATATCGAGCCCGAGGCCGGCTATGCCCGCCGGGTCGGCGACACCATCGAGATCTACGCCTGCACCCAGGCGCCCTACATGGACAGGGACAGCGTCGCCGCCATCATGGCCCTGCCCCCCGAGCAGGTGCGCATCATCCCCACCGCCGTGGGCGGCGGCTTCGGCGGCAAGCTGGACGTGTCGCTGCAGCCCTATGTGGCCCTGGCCGCCTGGAGCCTGGGACGGCCGGTGCGCTGTCTTTACACCCGCACCGAATCCATGGCCTCGTCCACCAAGCGCCACCCGGCCGCCATCACCGCCCGGGTGGGCGCCGGCGCGGACGGCAAGCTGACGGCCATGGAGTTCGATGGCGACTTCAACACCGGCGCCTATGCCTCCTGGGGGCCGACCGTGGCCAACCGGGTGCCGGTCCATTGCTCCGGCCCCTATTTCATCCCGGCCCTGCGGGCGCGGACCCGGGCCATCCACACCAACAATCCGCCGTCGGGCGCCTTCCGCGGCTTTGGCATCCCCCAGGCCTCCATCGCCCAGGAAAGCCTGTTCGACCAGCTGGCCGACAAGCTGGGACTGGACCGGCTGGAGTTCCGGCGCATCAACGCCATCACCGCCGGCCAGCCCACCGCCACGGGACAGATCCTCACCGCCAGCGTCGGGCAGCAGGCCTGCTTCGACGCCCTGGTTCCCCGCTGGCAGGAGGCCCTGGCCGCCGCCGAGGCCTTCAACCGCACCGCCGGCGACCGGCGGCGCGGCGTGGGCGTGGCAGGCATGTGGTACGGCTGCGGCAATACCTCCATGAGCAACCCCTCCACCATCCGGGTGGCGCTGCGGGCCGACGGCGCGGTGGTGCTGTTCCAGGGCGCCGTGGACATCGGCCAGGGCTCCAACACCGTCATCACCCAGATCTGCGCCGACGCGCTGGGCATCGAGATCGGCAAGTTCACCCTGGTGATGGGCGACACGGCGCTGACCGCCGACGCGGGCAAGACCTCGGCCTCGCGCCAGACCTTCGTGTCGGGCCGGGCGTCGCAGCTGGCCGGGCTGGACCTGCGCGACAAGATCCTGCGCATGGTCAATGCCGGAGCCGATTCCAGGCTGAGCCTGGACGGGAGTATCCTGTGCGTCAGCGACGGCGCCGACACCCACCAGATCGACCTGCAAAGCCTGGCCCGCGACCAGGATGGGCTGGTCATGGATGGCGAAGGCACTTTCGACCCGCCCACCGAAAAGCTGGACGCCAACGGCCAGGGCATTCCCTACGCCACCTACGGCTTCGGCGCCCAGATGGCCGAGGTGGAGGTGGACACCGCGCTGGGCACCGTCAAGGTGCTGAAGATCATCGCCGCCCACGACGTGGGCCGCGCCATCAATCCCATGCTGCTGGAAGGCCAGATCGAGGGCGGCATCGCCCAGGGCCTGGGGCTTGCCCTGATGGAGGAATACATCCAGGGCCGCACCGAGAACCTGCACGACTACCTGATCCCGACGGCGGGCGACATTCCGCCCATCGAGACCATCATCATCGAGGATGCCGAGCCCCTGGGACCCTTCGGCGCCAAGGGCATCGGCGAGCAGGCCCTGATCCCCACCGCTCCGGCCATCCTGGGCGCCATCCGCCACGCCACCGGCGTCACCATCCGCCAGGTCCCCGCCACCCCGGACCGGGTCCGCGCCGCCATCCGTGCCGCCAAGGGAGTTCCGTCATGA